A genomic stretch from Natronomonas gomsonensis includes:
- a CDS encoding 30S ribosomal protein S14 encodes MSESEQETGEQAAKRTGQLEACQRCGREQGLVGKYDIWLCRQCFREVARGMGFKKYS; translated from the coding sequence ATGAGCGAATCCGAACAAGAGACAGGCGAGCAGGCCGCAAAGCGAACGGGCCAGCTCGAAGCATGCCAGCGCTGCGGGCGCGAGCAAGGACTCGTCGGCAAGTACGACATCTGGCTGTGCCGACAGTGCTTCCGCGAAGTCGCCCGTGGCATGGGCTTCAAGAAGTACAGCTAA
- a CDS encoding 30S ribosomal protein S8 → MADNDPLASALSGLDNAESVGHLEQTIQPASNEIGSVLEVFYDRGYVDGFQFVDDGKAGRFEVELKGAINECGAVKPRYSAGADDFEKWEKRFLPARDYGTLVVTTSHGVMSHYEAREQGIGGQVIAYVY, encoded by the coding sequence ATGGCGGACAACGACCCACTGGCCAGCGCGCTGTCGGGCCTCGACAACGCCGAGAGCGTCGGCCACTTAGAGCAGACGATACAGCCCGCCTCGAACGAAATCGGCTCCGTACTCGAGGTCTTCTACGACCGCGGGTACGTCGACGGATTCCAGTTCGTCGACGACGGGAAAGCCGGTCGATTCGAGGTCGAACTGAAAGGAGCGATCAACGAGTGTGGCGCGGTCAAGCCCCGCTATTCGGCGGGTGCAGATGACTTCGAGAAGTGGGAGAAGCGATTCCTCCCCGCCCGTGACTACGGGACGCTCGTCGTCACGACCAGCCACGGCGTGATGAGCCACTACGAGGCCCGCGAACAGGGCATCGGTGGCCAAGTGATCGCATACGTCTACTGA
- the rpmC gene encoding 50S ribosomal protein L29, producing the protein MAILHVDEIRDMTPAERETELEQLETELLNEKAVLAAGGAPENPGRIGELKRTIARLKTVQREEGDFEE; encoded by the coding sequence ATGGCCATCCTACACGTCGACGAAATCCGCGACATGACGCCCGCCGAGCGCGAGACGGAGCTCGAACAGCTCGAAACCGAGCTGCTCAACGAGAAGGCCGTCCTCGCCGCCGGTGGTGCCCCGGAGAACCCGGGTCGCATCGGCGAACTCAAACGAACCATCGCGCGCCTGAAGACGGTTCAGCGCGAGGAGGGCGACTTCGAAGAATGA
- the rplX gene encoding 50S ribosomal protein L24, with amino-acid sequence MTRQPTKQRNRQERAPLHEKQKQVRAPLSPELREEYGQRSVRVNVGDTVEVQRGDFAGDSGEVADVDLRAAVIHVEDVTQETADGEEVPRPLEASNVQVTELDLSDDVREARLEEDNE; translated from the coding sequence ATGACACGACAACCAACCAAACAGCGCAATCGACAGGAGCGCGCCCCGCTGCACGAGAAGCAAAAGCAGGTTCGTGCACCGCTCTCGCCGGAACTCCGCGAGGAGTACGGCCAGCGTAGCGTCCGCGTCAACGTGGGCGACACCGTTGAGGTTCAACGCGGTGACTTCGCCGGCGATTCCGGCGAAGTCGCCGACGTTGACCTCCGTGCGGCCGTCATCCACGTCGAGGACGTGACCCAGGAGACGGCGGACGGCGAGGAGGTTCCCCGTCCGCTCGAAGCCAGCAACGTTCAGGTGACCGAGCTGGACCTCTCCGACGACGTGCGCGAGGCGCGACTGGAGGAGGATAACGAATGA
- a CDS encoding 50S ribosomal protein L14, translated as MEALNADVTQGLEKGSLITCADNTGARELKVISVAGYSGTKNRHPKAGLGDKVTVSVTKGTPEMRRQVLEAVIIRQRKPVRRPDGTRLKFEDNAAVIIDENEEPRGTELKGPIAREVAERFGSIASTATMIV; from the coding sequence ATGGAGGCGCTGAACGCCGACGTCACCCAGGGTCTCGAGAAAGGCTCGCTCATCACCTGTGCCGACAACACGGGCGCCCGAGAGCTGAAGGTCATCTCCGTCGCCGGCTACTCGGGGACGAAGAACCGACACCCGAAGGCGGGTCTCGGTGACAAGGTGACCGTCTCGGTCACGAAAGGGACGCCGGAGATGCGGCGGCAGGTGCTGGAAGCGGTCATCATCCGCCAGCGCAAGCCGGTCCGCCGTCCGGACGGCACGCGCCTCAAGTTCGAGGACAACGCGGCCGTCATCATCGACGAGAACGAAGAGCCCCGCGGGACCGAACTCAAGGGTCCCATCGCTCGTGAAGTCGCAGAGCGGTTCGGGAGCATCGCCAGCACGGCGACGATGATAGTATGA
- a CDS encoding ribonuclease P protein component 1, with product MTPKSLVRHELAGLDVEVTDSPNPDLVGIAGRVVDETTNTLLVATSDGVKQVPKAAATFRFTVDSTDVVVEGDRLVARPARRTEQIGGSLWQ from the coding sequence ATGACCCCGAAGTCGCTCGTTCGCCACGAACTCGCCGGCCTCGATGTCGAGGTCACCGATTCGCCCAATCCCGACCTCGTCGGGATAGCCGGGCGCGTCGTCGACGAGACGACGAACACGCTGCTCGTGGCGACGAGCGATGGGGTCAAACAGGTGCCGAAGGCCGCGGCGACGTTCCGGTTCACCGTCGATTCCACCGACGTGGTGGTCGAGGGTGACCGACTCGTCGCTCGCCCTGCCCGACGCACCGAGCAGATTGGAGGTTCACTATGGCAATAG
- a CDS encoding 50S ribosomal protein L5, which translates to MSSESADSEFHEMREPTVEKVVAHMGVGEGGEPLATAESILGEITEQQPVRTTAKRTIQDFNVREGDPIGAKVTLRGEAAEAFLETALEIADISAKQFDETGNFSFGIEEHTEFPSQEYDPTIGIFGLDVTVNLVRPGYRVTKRDKVSQPIPSNHRLTAEDAIAFLEANYDVEVTE; encoded by the coding sequence ATGAGTTCGGAATCTGCCGACTCGGAGTTCCACGAGATGCGCGAGCCGACCGTCGAGAAGGTCGTCGCCCACATGGGCGTCGGCGAAGGCGGTGAGCCGCTTGCGACCGCCGAGAGCATTCTCGGCGAGATTACCGAACAGCAGCCGGTTCGAACGACGGCCAAACGCACCATTCAGGACTTCAACGTCCGCGAGGGCGACCCCATCGGTGCGAAGGTCACGCTCCGCGGCGAGGCCGCGGAGGCGTTCCTCGAGACGGCCTTGGAGATTGCCGACATCTCGGCGAAGCAGTTCGACGAGACCGGCAACTTCAGTTTCGGCATCGAGGAGCACACCGAGTTCCCGAGCCAGGAGTACGACCCGACCATCGGGATTTTTGGTCTCGACGTGACGGTCAACCTCGTCCGGCCGGGCTACCGCGTGACGAAGCGCGACAAGGTGTCCCAGCCGATTCCGTCGAACCACCGACTGACCGCCGAGGACGCCATCGCGTTCCTCGAAGCGAACTACGACGTGGAGGTGACCGAATGA
- a CDS encoding 30S ribosomal protein S4e, protein MTKHQKRLSVPKSWPVERKEETYTTKAAAGPHGEEGVPLLIVLRDVLGYVDSKKEARYALEQDSVLINGKAVSDERRPVGMFDILAFVEREEYYRVFPDEGGRLSLTPIDEESAGSKLGKIIGKTQVTGGDTQLTLHDGQTLLVDDASEYDANDSIVVSNDDGEVVAHFTYEEGALVTAVRGAHAGQIGTIDEIQVTPGSSANNVLIEGDDDRFETVEEYVVVIDENFTDGGDGE, encoded by the coding sequence ATGACGAAACACCAGAAACGACTCTCGGTTCCGAAGTCGTGGCCGGTTGAGCGGAAAGAGGAGACCTACACGACGAAGGCCGCCGCGGGTCCGCACGGCGAAGAGGGGGTTCCGCTCCTCATCGTCCTGCGCGACGTGCTCGGCTACGTCGACTCGAAGAAGGAAGCGCGCTACGCGCTCGAACAGGACAGCGTTCTCATCAACGGGAAAGCCGTCTCCGACGAGCGCCGTCCGGTCGGGATGTTCGACATCCTCGCGTTCGTCGAACGTGAGGAGTACTACCGCGTGTTCCCCGACGAGGGAGGTCGGCTCTCGCTGACGCCCATCGACGAGGAGTCCGCGGGTTCGAAACTCGGCAAAATCATCGGCAAGACGCAGGTTACTGGCGGCGACACGCAGTTGACGCTGCACGACGGCCAGACGCTGCTCGTCGACGACGCTTCCGAGTACGATGCGAACGATTCCATCGTCGTCTCCAACGACGACGGCGAGGTCGTCGCCCACTTCACCTACGAGGAGGGCGCCCTCGTGACGGCCGTCCGTGGCGCACACGCCGGTCAAATCGGGACCATCGACGAGATTCAGGTCACGCCCGGTTCCTCGGCGAACAACGTCCTCATCGAGGGCGACGACGACCGCTTCGAGACGGTCGAAGAGTACGTCGTCGTCATCGACGAGAACTTCACGGACGGAGGTGACGGCGAATGA